The following are encoded in a window of Mycobacterium decipiens genomic DNA:
- a CDS encoding arabinosyltransferase domain-containing protein, whose product MSLDGNERSHRIARLAAVVSGIAGLLLCAIVPLLPVRQTTATILWPQGTTNNGNITQVTAPLVAGAPRALDISIPCSAIATLGADGGLVLSTLPAGGVDTGKAGLFVRADKDTVVVAFRDSVAAAAPRAAIAAGACSALHIWADARGAGADFAGIPGAAGSTLPPEKKPQVGGIFTDLKVPAQPGLSARVDIDTRFITTPSAVKQAAMFLGVLAVLVAIVGLATLDRLSRGHTLRDWLARHRPRVRVGFASWLADAGVIATLLLWHVIGATSSDDGYILTIARAAPKAGYVANYYRYFGTTEAPFDWYAGVLAHFAAVSTAGVWMRLPATLAGIACWLIISHFMLRRLGPGKGGLTSNRVAVFTAGAVFLAAWLPFNNGLRPEPLIALGVLVTWVLVERSVALGRLAPAAVAIIVATLTATLAPQGLIAVAALLTGARAIAQVIRRRRATDGLLAPLAVLAASLSLITVVVFRDQTLATVAESARIKYKVGPTIAWYQDFLRYYFLTVESNVEGSMSRRFAVLVLLLCLFGVLFVLLRRGRVSGLASGPAWRLIGTTAVGLLLLTFTPTKWAVQFGAFAGLAGALGAVTAFIFARIGLHSRRNLTLYVTALLFVLAWATSGINGWFYVGNYGVPWYDIQPVIASHPVTSMFLTLSILTGLLAAWYHFRMDYAGHTEVKDSRRNRILASSPLLVVAVIMVAGEVGSMAKGAVFRYPLYTTAKVNLAALSSGLSPTSCAMADDVLAEPDPNAGMLQPVPGQAFGPAGPLGGINPVGFKPEGVGDDLKSDPVVTKPGLVNSDASPNKPNAAISDSAGTAGGKGPVGMNGSHAALPFGLDPARTPVMGSYGENSLAATATSAWYQLPANWKESTRDRPLVVVTAAGEIWSYKEDGDFIYGQSLKLQWGATRPDGSIQPLGQVFPIDIGPQPAWRNLRFPLTGAPPEADVARIVAYDPNLSPEQWFAFTPPRVPVLQTLQQLIGSQAPVLMDIATAANFPCQRPFSEHLGVAELPQYRILPDHKQTAASSNLWQSSQTGGPFLFTQALLRTSTVATYLRGDWYRDWGSVEQYYRLVPAAQAPEAVVQAGVITVPGWSRQGPIRALP is encoded by the coding sequence GTGTCCCTGGACGGTAATGAGCGATCTCACCGGATCGCACGCTTGGCAGCCGTCGTCTCGGGCATCGCTGGCCTGCTGTTGTGCGCCATCGTTCCGCTGCTTCCGGTGAGACAAACCACCGCGACCATCCTGTGGCCCCAGGGCACCACCAACAACGGAAACATCACCCAGGTCACGGCTCCCCTGGTAGCTGGGGCGCCGCGTGCCCTGGACATCTCTATCCCCTGCTCGGCCATCGCCACACTGGGCGCCGACGGCGGTCTGGTGCTGTCCACACTGCCGGCCGGCGGCGTGGACACGGGTAAAGCCGGCCTGTTCGTACGCGCCGACAAGGACACGGTCGTCGTGGCGTTCCGTGACTCGGTGGCCGCTGCGGCACCTCGCGCCGCGATCGCTGCGGGAGCCTGCAGCGCGCTGCACATCTGGGCCGATGCCCGCGGCGCAGGTGCCGACTTCGCGGGTATCCCGGGCGCCGCCGGCAGCACCCTGCCTCCCGAAAAGAAGCCCCAGGTGGGCGGGATCTTCACCGACCTGAAGGTCCCCGCACAGCCCGGGCTGTCGGCGCGCGTCGACATCGACACCCGATTCATCACGACGCCGAGCGCGGTGAAACAAGCCGCGATGTTCCTGGGCGTGCTGGCGGTGCTGGTCGCCATTGTCGGCCTGGCCACCCTGGACCGCCTCAGCAGGGGGCACACGCTGCGCGATTGGCTGGCCCGACATCGCCCGCGGGTGCGCGTCGGATTCGCCAGCTGGCTCGCCGACGCAGGGGTGATCGCCACCCTGCTGCTCTGGCATGTGATCGGCGCCACCTCGTCCGACGACGGCTACATCCTGACTATTGCCCGAGCCGCGCCGAAGGCCGGCTATGTGGCCAACTACTACCGATATTTCGGCACGACGGAGGCACCGTTCGACTGGTATGCCGGGGTACTGGCCCATTTCGCGGCGGTGAGCACCGCCGGCGTGTGGATGCGCCTGCCCGCCACACTGGCCGGGATCGCGTGCTGGCTGATCATCAGCCATTTCATGCTTCGGCGGCTGGGACCGGGCAAGGGCGGCCTGACGTCCAACCGGGTTGCGGTGTTCACCGCGGGCGCGGTGTTCCTCGCCGCCTGGCTACCGTTCAACAACGGCCTGCGGCCCGAGCCACTGATCGCGCTGGGTGTGCTGGTCACCTGGGTGCTGGTGGAACGCTCGGTCGCGTTGGGGCGGCTGGCCCCGGCCGCGGTGGCCATCATCGTCGCGACGCTCACCGCAACGCTGGCCCCGCAGGGATTGATTGCCGTGGCGGCACTGCTGACCGGCGCCCGGGCCATCGCCCAAGTGATCCGGCGACGCCGAGCCACCGACGGGCTGCTGGCGCCCCTGGCGGTGCTAGCGGCGTCATTGTCGCTGATCACCGTCGTGGTGTTCCGGGACCAGACGCTCGCCACGGTGGCCGAGTCCGCACGCATCAAGTACAAGGTCGGGCCGACGATCGCCTGGTACCAAGACTTCCTGCGCTACTACTTCCTTACCGTGGAGAGCAACGTCGAGGGTTCAATGTCGCGGCGATTCGCGGTGCTGGTGCTGCTGCTCTGCCTGTTCGGCGTGCTGTTCGTGCTGCTGCGGCGCGGGCGGGTGTCTGGGCTGGCGAGCGGCCCGGCCTGGCGGTTGATCGGCACCACCGCGGTCGGCCTGCTGCTACTCACGTTCACCCCCACCAAGTGGGCCGTGCAGTTCGGCGCGTTCGCCGGACTGGCCGGGGCCCTGGGTGCGGTCACCGCGTTCATTTTCGCCCGGATCGGTCTGCACAGTCGACGAAATCTCACGCTGTATGTCACCGCGTTGCTGTTCGTGCTGGCGTGGGCCACCTCCGGCATCAATGGCTGGTTCTACGTGGGCAACTACGGGGTGCCGTGGTACGACATCCAGCCCGTCATCGCCAGCCACCCGGTGACGTCGATGTTCCTGACGCTGTCGATCCTCACCGGCCTGCTCGCCGCCTGGTACCACTTCCGCATGGACTACGCCGGACACACCGAAGTCAAAGACAGCCGGCGCAACCGCATCCTGGCCTCCTCCCCACTGCTGGTGGTCGCGGTGATCATGGTCGCAGGCGAAGTCGGCTCGATGGCCAAGGGTGCGGTGTTCCGCTACCCGCTCTACACCACCGCCAAGGTCAACCTGGCCGCGCTCAGCAGCGGGCTCTCACCCACGAGCTGCGCGATGGCCGACGACGTGCTTGCCGAGCCCGACCCCAATGCCGGCATGCTGCAACCAGTTCCGGGCCAGGCATTCGGCCCCGCGGGCCCGCTCGGCGGCATAAACCCGGTTGGCTTCAAACCCGAAGGCGTGGGCGATGACCTGAAGTCCGACCCGGTGGTGACCAAACCCGGGCTGGTCAATTCCGATGCGTCGCCCAACAAGCCCAACGCCGCCATCAGTGACTCCGCCGGCACCGCCGGAGGAAAGGGCCCGGTCGGGATGAACGGGTCACACGCGGCGCTGCCATTCGGGCTGGACCCGGCACGCACCCCGGTGATGGGCAGCTACGGCGAGAACAGCCTGGCCGCCACGGCCACTTCGGCCTGGTACCAGTTGCCCGCCAATTGGAAAGAAAGTACCCGGGACCGGCCACTGGTGGTGGTCACCGCGGCCGGCGAAATCTGGTCCTACAAAGAAGACGGCGATTTCATCTACGGCCAGTCGCTGAAGCTGCAGTGGGGCGCCACCCGCCCCGACGGCAGCATCCAACCACTAGGGCAGGTGTTCCCGATCGACATCGGGCCGCAACCCGCCTGGCGCAATCTGCGATTCCCACTGACCGGGGCGCCGCCGGAGGCCGACGTGGCGCGCATCGTCGCCTATGACCCGAACCTGAGCCCCGAGCAGTGGTTCGCGTTCACCCCGCCCCGGGTTCCGGTGTTGCAAACACTGCAGCAACTGATCGGGTCCCAGGCGCCGGTGTTGATGGACATCGCGACCGCAGCCAACTTCCCCTGCCAACGACCGTTCTCCGAGCACCTCGGAGTTGCCGAACTTCCGCAGTACCGCATCCTGCCGGATCACAAGCAGACCGCGGCGTCGTCGAACCTGTGGCAGTCCAGCCAGACCGGCGGTCCGTTCCTGTTCACCCAGGCACTGCTGCGAACCTCGACGGTCGCCACCTATCTGCGCGGCGACTGGTATCGCGACTGGGGATCGGTGGAGCAGTATTACCGCCTGGTGCCGGCCGCTCAGGCGCCGGAAGCCGTTGTCCAAGCGGGCGTGATCACCGTGCCCGGCTGGAGCCGCCAAGGACCGATTAGGGCGCTGCCATGA